A region from the Mya arenaria isolate MELC-2E11 chromosome 2, ASM2691426v1 genome encodes:
- the LOC128216365 gene encoding ovochymase-2-like, with product MVSINIKHSGDLVAYALYVFIAGFVSTAGTTVRPGAARAQNHAEGNASRYIVGGDPTYQGEFPHHVAILLDDEFVCGGTILDEFHVLTTAYCLFPNGLANGVYKVFAGVWRPDQPDPVAQQWTVEDYVVHSQFDVNDYASSDIAVLRIGYGFTFNKYVGPAAIPRTREEEQKVRHIGDCAVVGYGRTNEAKEKYPNKLRKIEGLFLRNFKTCNSALRKSGAGGMSRTQMCSINPPKNVCVGDGGGALVCRKPNTGDQLVVGVTSFILSPCRTTGTAYYMRAYRFRQFIQRAIAKMDNRA from the exons atggtttcaataaatatcaaacattctGGTGATTTGGTGGCATATGCTTTGTATGTATTCATAGCTGGCTTTGTTTCGACAGCAGGTACAACCGTACGGCCCGGAGCTGCCCGGGCACAAAACCACGCGGAAGGAAACGCGTCGCGTTATATCGTGGGTGGAGATCCAACCTACCAAGGGGAGTTTCCGCATCATGTGGCGATATTACTAGACGACGAATTCGTATGTGGAGGAACAATTCTTGACGAGTTTCATGTTCTCACCACTGCATACTGCCTCTTCCCGAATGGACTTGC CAATGGTGTATACAAGGTGTTTGCCGGCGTATGGCGCCCTGATCAACCAGATCCTGTTGCTCAACAATGGACCGTTGAAGATTACGTTGTG CACTCTCAGTTTGATGTGAATGACTATGCATCGTCAGATATTGCCGTTCTACGAATTGGCTACGGCTTCACTTTCAACAAGTACGTGGGACCAGCGGCAATACCAAGAA CACGGGAAGAGGAGCAAAAAGTGCGACATATCGGCGACTGCGCTGTTGTCGGTTATGGCCGCACCAATGAGG CAAAAGAAAAGTACCCGAACAAACTACGAAAGATCGAAGGACTATTTCTTCGTAACTTCAAAACATGTAACTCGGCACTAAGAAAGTCAGGAGCAGGCGGGATGTCCAGAACCCAGATGTGCTCGATCAACCCGCCGAAAAACGTGTGTGTG GGTGACGGAGGAGGAGCGTTGGTGTGCCGGAAACCAAACACGGGGGACCAATTGGTGGTGGGAGTAACTTCGTTCATCCTCTCACCATGCAGGACCACCGGCACCGCCTACTATATGCGCGCCTACCGTTTCAGGCAATTTATACAGAGGGCGATTGCAAAGATGGACAACAGGGCCTAA